One genomic region from Knoellia sp. p5-6-4 encodes:
- the sigE gene encoding RNA polymerase sigma factor SigE has protein sequence MRATLAPQMPRFAHPSARPRRTNAGWSGRGARPAHRERSGWWGTIDRARSSRPATSARSARPTEVSDVTATDQIGAPDRAAVAVSPEQPWVPPTWEEIVEQHSARVYRLAYRLTGNVHDAEDLTHDVFIRVFRSLHSYQPGTFEGWLHRITTNVFLDRMRRKQRIRFDALSEESAARLPTREAGPEQAFEANHFNDDVQRALDALPPDFRAAVVLCDIEGLSYEEIATTLGIKLGTVRSRIHRGRALLREALAHRAPGTRPVEPTSPVEPSPSSASSRRRLSVLRRAVPEAR, from the coding sequence ATGCGGGCAACCCTAGCGCCGCAGATGCCCCGATTCGCGCACCCATCCGCGCGGCCGCGCCGCACGAATGCCGGGTGGAGCGGACGAGGTGCGCGCCCCGCACACAGGGAACGTTCAGGTTGGTGGGGAACCATCGACCGTGCGCGGTCGTCCAGACCGGCAACCAGTGCGCGCAGCGCGCGCCCTACGGAGGTGAGCGACGTGACCGCGACCGACCAGATCGGCGCGCCGGACCGGGCTGCCGTGGCTGTCTCGCCCGAGCAGCCGTGGGTCCCTCCGACCTGGGAGGAGATCGTCGAGCAGCACTCCGCGCGGGTGTACCGGCTGGCCTACCGCCTGACCGGCAACGTCCACGACGCCGAGGACCTCACGCACGACGTCTTCATCCGGGTGTTCCGCTCGCTGCACTCCTACCAGCCGGGCACGTTCGAGGGCTGGCTGCACCGCATCACCACCAACGTCTTCCTCGACCGGATGCGCCGCAAGCAGCGGATCCGGTTCGACGCGCTCTCGGAGGAGTCCGCCGCCCGCCTGCCCACCCGTGAGGCCGGGCCCGAGCAGGCCTTCGAGGCCAACCACTTCAACGACGACGTCCAGCGCGCCCTCGACGCGCTGCCGCCGGACTTCCGGGCCGCCGTCGTCCTGTGCGACATCGAGGGTCTGTCCTACGAGGAGATCGCCACCACGCTGGGCATCAAGCTCGGCACGGTGCGCTCGCGCATCCACCGTGGCCGCGCCCTGCTGCGCGAGGCCCTGGCCCACCGCGCCCCCGGTACGCGCCCCGTCGAGCCCACGTCGCCCGTCGAGCCCAGCCCGAGCTCCGCGTCCTCCCGGCGGCGCCTGTCGGTGTTGCGGCGAGCGGTGCCGGAGGCGCGGTGA
- a CDS encoding trypsin-like peptidase domain-containing protein has translation MTEPRERRQDEPDGRDAAWTPPAPEHQPPESVDQAQRVDQAQLPVEQTQPVDLSNTQAIPPPVGAGEPAPQPSWTYDPQPAPHGQTGWPTAQHEAGWPTAQGQTGWPGQPGSGAQASGHWDQPQGDQQWNHQQWDQGWQQAPPTQDWTQSHHAMTQGRPPRRGPGWPALVSVAVLSALLAGLLGGLAGGWLGANDRLGFGGLSGSPSPLPTVGSGATSRPDGSIANIAAKALPSVVTIKVQGADGDGTGSGFVADQQGHIITNNHVVAGAAGEGTIRVQLANGTEIAATIAGRDSSYDIAVLKTGRSDLQPLVLGSSGDVVVGDHVIALGAPLGLENTVTSGIVSALNRPVSPGGDGDEQSFINALQTDAAINPGNSGGPLLDMQGRVIGVNSAIARVPGSSGEQSGNIGVGFSIPVDQVRKTADQLIRTGKAEHPVIGVILDRQYDGADGVKILEESSAQREPVTPEGPAGKAGVKPGDLIIEFDGRRVTDPDDLVVLIRAKSVGDEVTMKVRRGSREISVRMTLQGNTDQ, from the coding sequence ATGACCGAGCCTCGCGAACGCCGGCAGGACGAGCCCGATGGGCGTGATGCCGCGTGGACGCCGCCGGCACCCGAGCACCAGCCCCCAGAGAGTGTCGACCAGGCCCAGCGGGTCGACCAGGCCCAGCTGCCGGTTGAGCAGACCCAGCCGGTCGACCTGAGCAACACCCAGGCCATCCCGCCGCCGGTCGGTGCGGGCGAGCCGGCCCCCCAGCCGTCGTGGACCTACGACCCCCAGCCGGCCCCCCACGGCCAGACCGGCTGGCCCACTGCGCAGCACGAGGCCGGGTGGCCCACCGCGCAGGGACAGACCGGGTGGCCGGGCCAGCCGGGTTCTGGCGCGCAGGCGTCCGGCCATTGGGACCAGCCGCAGGGGGACCAGCAGTGGAACCACCAGCAGTGGGACCAGGGCTGGCAGCAGGCGCCCCCGACCCAGGACTGGACCCAGTCGCACCACGCCATGACGCAGGGCCGGCCCCCGCGCCGCGGCCCGGGCTGGCCGGCGCTGGTGTCGGTGGCGGTGCTGAGCGCGCTGCTGGCGGGCCTGCTCGGCGGTCTCGCCGGCGGCTGGCTCGGCGCGAACGACCGGCTCGGCTTCGGCGGCCTGAGCGGCTCCCCGTCGCCCCTGCCGACCGTGGGCAGCGGCGCCACCAGCCGCCCGGACGGGTCCATCGCCAACATCGCGGCCAAGGCGCTGCCCAGCGTCGTGACCATCAAGGTGCAGGGCGCCGACGGCGACGGCACCGGCTCGGGGTTCGTCGCCGACCAGCAGGGCCACATCATCACCAACAACCACGTCGTGGCCGGAGCCGCGGGCGAGGGCACGATCCGCGTCCAGCTCGCCAACGGCACCGAGATCGCCGCGACGATCGCCGGTCGTGACAGCTCCTACGACATCGCGGTCCTCAAGACCGGGCGCAGCGACCTGCAGCCCCTGGTCCTCGGTTCGTCCGGTGACGTCGTGGTGGGGGACCACGTCATCGCCCTCGGTGCGCCCCTCGGCCTCGAGAACACCGTCACCTCAGGGATCGTCAGTGCCCTCAACCGTCCGGTGAGCCCCGGTGGTGACGGTGACGAGCAGTCGTTCATCAACGCCCTCCAGACCGACGCCGCGATCAACCCGGGCAACTCCGGGGGGCCGCTGCTCGACATGCAGGGCCGCGTCATCGGCGTCAACTCCGCCATCGCCCGCGTGCCCGGCAGCTCGGGGGAGCAGTCGGGCAACATCGGCGTCGGCTTCTCCATCCCGGTCGACCAGGTCCGCAAGACCGCCGACCAGCTCATCCGCACCGGCAAGGCGGAGCACCCCGTCATCGGTGTGATCCTCGACCGCCAGTACGACGGCGCCGACGGGGTCAAGATCCTCGAGGAGTCGTCGGCGCAGCGCGAGCCGGTGACCCCCGAGGGCCCCGCCGGCAAGGCGGGAGTCAAGCCGGGGGACCTCATCATCGAGTTCGACGGACGCCGGGTCACCGATCCCGACGACCTCGTGGTCCTCATCCGCGCGAAGAGCGTCGGCGACGAGGTCACCATGAAGGTGCGTCGCGGTTCACGCGAGATCAGTGTCAGGATGACCCTGCAGGGCAACACCGACCAGTGA
- a CDS encoding O-methyltransferase, with the protein MTAQKPASWAYAEEFVTETPVVEQARRRGEELGASPVGNGAGVVLRLLAAASKARSVIEIGTGAGTSGLWLLQGMPADGILTTIDVEPEHQAAARQAYREAGIAPQRTRVISGRALDVLPRMTDSAYDMVVVDGEKAEYPAYVEHAIRLLRSGGVLVLDNMLWHDRVADPAARDEQTTVLRDLGKTLRDDDRLLPALLPVGDGVLAAVKR; encoded by the coding sequence ATGACCGCACAGAAGCCTGCCAGCTGGGCCTACGCCGAGGAGTTCGTCACCGAGACGCCGGTGGTGGAGCAGGCTCGCCGCCGTGGCGAGGAGCTCGGCGCCTCCCCGGTCGGCAACGGCGCGGGGGTGGTCCTGCGCCTGCTCGCGGCCGCCTCGAAGGCGCGTTCGGTCATCGAGATCGGCACCGGCGCCGGCACCTCGGGCCTCTGGCTGCTCCAGGGCATGCCCGCCGACGGCATCCTCACGACCATCGACGTCGAGCCCGAGCACCAGGCCGCGGCCCGGCAGGCCTACCGCGAGGCCGGCATCGCGCCGCAGCGCACACGCGTGATCAGCGGCCGCGCCCTCGACGTCCTCCCCCGCATGACCGACAGTGCCTACGACATGGTCGTCGTCGACGGTGAGAAGGCCGAGTACCCCGCGTACGTCGAGCACGCGATCCGGCTGCTGCGCTCCGGCGGGGTGCTGGTGCTCGACAACATGCTCTGGCACGACCGGGTGGCCGACCCCGCGGCCCGCGACGAGCAGACCACCGTGCTGCGCGACCTCGGCAAGACCCTGCGCGACGACGACCGTCTCCTGCCGGCGCTGCTGCCGGTGGGCGACGGGGTCCTCGCCGCCGTCAAGCGTTAG
- a CDS encoding leucyl aminopeptidase family protein: MPDDNTPDLLNPASSRWESTDRALADVLAGSEPAGLVLALPVAEGGLATEGPDAEAVALLGLDATWLAEAYEPEAKPGAVTTVPLPSGRPARVLVLVGTGSGSAADLRTAGAALGREARGRGHLVTPIPAGGDASALAAFVEGCCLGGYTPPRWSGKPADPKAAAVSAVTLTGAPDAEVVRRAVVRARATMLARNLAVTPSNIKNPAWMAAQAETIAKRTGLGVRVWSDADLRREGFGGLLAVGGGSATPPRLVQLDHTPRGASRKTPRVVLVGKGITFDTGGLDIKPAEGMLAMKTDMSGSAIVLAVLAACRDLDVPVRVTGLLALAENAVGAASYRPGDVVKQYGGRTVEIGNTDAEGRIVMADALAYADRHLDPDVLLDIATLTGAARVAFGRSMAPVYATDDALREQLVAAGQRTGETLWPLPLVEDYRPDLDSEVADINHIAGPKSGAGSITAALFLREFAGDRRWAHLDIAGTGRSDVDRGLLSKGATGFGARLLLTLLEDMQ, from the coding sequence GTGCCTGACGACAACACCCCCGACCTGCTGAACCCCGCCTCGAGCCGCTGGGAGTCCACCGACCGGGCCCTGGCCGACGTGCTCGCCGGATCGGAACCGGCGGGCCTCGTGCTCGCGCTGCCCGTCGCCGAGGGCGGGCTGGCCACCGAGGGCCCGGACGCCGAGGCCGTCGCACTGCTGGGCCTGGACGCCACGTGGCTGGCCGAGGCCTACGAGCCGGAGGCCAAGCCCGGCGCGGTGACCACCGTGCCGCTGCCATCCGGGCGCCCGGCCCGCGTGCTCGTGCTGGTCGGCACGGGGTCCGGGTCGGCCGCAGACCTGCGCACGGCCGGCGCGGCCCTCGGGCGCGAGGCCAGGGGGCGTGGGCACCTCGTGACGCCGATCCCCGCGGGCGGGGACGCCTCGGCGCTCGCCGCCTTCGTCGAGGGCTGCTGCCTCGGTGGCTATACGCCGCCGCGGTGGAGCGGCAAGCCGGCCGACCCGAAGGCGGCCGCCGTCAGCGCCGTCACCCTCACGGGCGCCCCGGACGCCGAGGTGGTGCGACGGGCCGTCGTGCGGGCCCGGGCGACCATGCTGGCCCGCAACCTCGCCGTCACGCCGTCGAACATCAAGAACCCGGCGTGGATGGCCGCCCAGGCGGAGACCATCGCGAAGCGCACCGGGCTGGGGGTGCGGGTGTGGTCGGACGCCGACCTGCGCCGCGAGGGCTTCGGGGGCCTGCTCGCCGTCGGCGGTGGCTCGGCCACGCCACCACGCCTGGTGCAGCTCGACCACACCCCGAGGGGCGCGTCGCGGAAGACCCCGCGGGTCGTGCTCGTGGGCAAGGGCATCACGTTCGACACCGGCGGCCTCGACATCAAGCCGGCCGAGGGCATGCTCGCCATGAAGACCGACATGTCGGGCTCGGCGATCGTGCTCGCCGTGCTCGCCGCCTGCCGCGACCTCGACGTGCCCGTGCGCGTCACCGGCCTCCTCGCCCTGGCTGAGAACGCCGTGGGGGCGGCGTCCTACCGCCCCGGCGACGTCGTCAAGCAGTACGGCGGCCGCACCGTCGAGATCGGCAACACCGACGCCGAGGGCCGCATCGTCATGGCCGACGCGCTCGCCTACGCCGACCGGCACCTCGACCCCGACGTCCTGCTCGACATCGCCACGCTGACCGGAGCCGCGCGCGTGGCCTTCGGCCGCAGCATGGCGCCGGTCTACGCCACCGATGACGCGCTGCGCGAGCAGCTCGTCGCCGCAGGTCAGCGCACCGGGGAGACCCTCTGGCCGCTGCCGCTGGTCGAGGACTACCGGCCCGACCTCGACAGCGAGGTGGCCGACATCAACCACATAGCGGGACCGAAGAGCGGCGCGGGCTCGATCACGGCAGCCTTGTTCCTGCGCGAGTTCGCCGGCGACCGCCGGTGGGCGCACCTCGACATCGCCGGCACCGGCCGATCCGATGTCGACCGCGGACTGCTGAGCAAGGGAGCCACCGGCTTCGGAGCGCGGCTGCTGCTGACCCTGCTGGAGGACATGCAATGA